Proteins found in one Haloferax litoreum genomic segment:
- a CDS encoding cobalamin B12-binding domain-containing protein — protein MSADSEQRTIRCLIAKVGLDGHDRGAHVISRAFRDAGFEVIYSGLHRAPDEIIQATVQEDVDVLGISILSGAHNTLVPKVMAGLEEYGAADDTLVIVGGIIPEEDRPGLLDEGVDAIFGPGTPMQETIDFVKENAPERT, from the coding sequence ATGAGCGCGGACTCTGAACAGCGAACTATCCGGTGTCTCATCGCCAAGGTGGGACTCGACGGCCACGACCGTGGGGCACACGTAATCTCTCGCGCCTTCCGCGATGCAGGATTCGAGGTCATCTACTCTGGCCTGCACCGAGCGCCTGACGAGATTATTCAGGCGACGGTCCAAGAGGACGTCGACGTACTCGGCATCTCCATCCTCTCGGGCGCGCACAACACCCTCGTCCCGAAAGTGATGGCTGGCCTCGAAGAGTACGGCGCGGCCGACGACACACTCGTCATCGTCGGCGGCATCATCCCCGAAGAGGACCGACCCGGACTCCTCGACGAGGGTGTCGACGCTATCTTCGGCCCCGGCACGCCGATGCAAGAGACTATCGACTTCGTGAAGGAAAACGCCCCCGAGCGGACGTGA
- a CDS encoding S9 family peptidase, with protein sequence MRTYDIERYLHIRSAYGASFAPDGERLSFLMDTTGVPQVWTVDGSGVWPEQRTFYDERVTFASWSPENPELVFGMDKGGNEREQLFRLEPDSGVIVNLTEHPDAKHRWGGWSHDGERFAFTSNRRDNAVFDVYVQDRDGTGMDATLVHEGDGWLTLGGWSPDDTKLIVQEAYSNFDQDVYVLDLISKELTHLTPHDGTVRFQSPEWGPDGENVYMVTDRESDTLELVRYNLDAETFTLVESGGDYEVEGVSIDHETRRLVYARNVEGYTELTFGELKSTDEIDAFPEPDLPKGVAGGVSFSPDGTRAALTVTASADTANVYVVDLTTGESERWTHAATAGIPRDTFVSPELVHYPTFDGRDIPAFFTLPEESPEGETPVIVDIHGGPESQRRPSFSAVKQYFLSRGYAYFEPNVRGSAGYGKAYGHLDDVEKRMDSVADIEAAVEWLHDHPAVDPDKIVAMGGSYGGFMVLASLTEYPDLWAAGIDIVGIANFVTFLENTGDWRRELREAEYGSLEDDREFLESISPLNNVEKIRAPLFVLHGENDPRVPVSEAHQLVEEARKHAHVRELIFEDEGHGFTKLENRIDAYTQIADFLDEYVGSAHVE encoded by the coding sequence ATGCGAACGTACGACATCGAGCGCTACCTCCACATCAGAAGCGCCTACGGCGCCTCCTTCGCCCCAGACGGGGAGCGACTCTCGTTCCTCATGGACACGACTGGCGTCCCGCAGGTCTGGACTGTCGACGGGTCTGGCGTCTGGCCCGAACAACGAACCTTCTACGACGAACGCGTCACGTTCGCTTCGTGGTCGCCGGAGAATCCCGAACTCGTCTTCGGGATGGACAAAGGTGGCAACGAGCGCGAACAGTTGTTTCGCCTCGAACCCGACTCCGGCGTCATCGTGAACCTGACCGAACACCCCGACGCCAAGCATCGGTGGGGCGGGTGGAGCCACGACGGTGAGCGATTCGCGTTCACGTCGAACCGGCGGGACAACGCCGTCTTCGACGTGTACGTACAGGACCGCGACGGGACAGGGATGGACGCGACACTCGTCCACGAGGGTGACGGGTGGTTGACGCTCGGCGGGTGGTCGCCCGACGACACGAAACTCATCGTTCAGGAGGCGTACTCGAACTTCGACCAGGACGTGTACGTCCTCGACCTGATATCGAAGGAACTGACGCATCTCACACCACACGACGGAACCGTCCGATTCCAGAGTCCCGAGTGGGGTCCGGACGGCGAGAACGTCTACATGGTGACCGACCGTGAGAGCGACACGCTCGAACTCGTCCGCTACAACCTCGACGCCGAGACGTTCACGCTCGTCGAATCCGGTGGTGACTACGAAGTCGAAGGCGTCAGTATCGACCACGAGACGCGCCGACTCGTCTACGCACGAAACGTCGAAGGCTACACGGAACTGACGTTCGGCGAACTGAAGTCCACTGACGAAATCGACGCGTTCCCCGAACCGGACCTTCCGAAGGGCGTCGCTGGCGGTGTCTCGTTTTCGCCAGACGGGACCCGCGCCGCGCTCACGGTCACTGCGAGCGCCGACACCGCCAACGTCTACGTTGTCGACCTGACGACAGGTGAATCGGAGCGGTGGACTCACGCGGCCACGGCCGGGATTCCACGGGATACGTTCGTCTCGCCGGAACTCGTCCACTACCCGACGTTCGACGGGCGCGACATCCCGGCGTTCTTCACGCTCCCCGAGGAGTCTCCCGAGGGGGAGACGCCGGTCATCGTCGATATCCACGGTGGGCCGGAGTCGCAGCGTCGACCGTCGTTCTCGGCGGTGAAACAGTACTTCCTCTCGCGTGGGTACGCCTACTTCGAACCGAACGTCCGCGGGTCCGCAGGTTACGGGAAGGCGTACGGCCACCTCGACGACGTGGAGAAACGGATGGACTCGGTCGCAGACATCGAAGCGGCGGTGGAGTGGCTTCACGACCACCCGGCGGTCGACCCCGACAAAATCGTCGCCATGGGCGGTTCCTATGGCGGATTCATGGTCCTCGCGTCGTTGACCGAGTACCCGGACCTGTGGGCCGCCGGCATCGACATCGTCGGCATCGCCAACTTCGTCACGTTCCTCGAAAACACCGGTGACTGGCGGCGCGAACTCCGCGAGGCAGAGTACGGCTCTCTCGAAGACGACAGGGAGTTCCTCGAATCCATCTCACCGCTCAACAACGTCGAGAAGATTCGCGCACCGCTGTTCGTCCTTCACGGCGAGAACGACCCGCGCGTCCCGGTGAGCGAAGCGCACCAACTCGTCGAAGAGGCGCGCAAACACGCCCACGTCCGCGAACTCATCTTCGAAGACGAAGGCCACGGCTTCACCAAACTGGAGAACCGTATCGACGCGTACACGCAAATCGCCGACTTCCTCGACGAGTACGTCGGGAGCGCTCACGTCGAGTGA
- a CDS encoding MTH865 family protein, with the protein MSDVESQLREQFMDAFSGASFPVKNQMSLVPALPNGPGTKFEADGVTITAMELAAKLGKHQDFPYDDAESLVDDIIEGLKAEDMI; encoded by the coding sequence ATGTCCGACGTCGAATCTCAACTCCGCGAACAGTTCATGGATGCCTTCTCTGGTGCGAGTTTCCCCGTCAAGAACCAGATGTCTCTCGTCCCCGCGCTTCCGAACGGCCCGGGCACGAAGTTCGAGGCTGACGGTGTGACCATCACCGCGATGGAACTCGCAGCCAAACTCGGCAAGCACCAGGACTTCCCGTACGACGACGCCGAGAGCCTCGTCGACGACATCATCGAGGGCCTCAAGGCCGAAGACATGATTTAA
- a CDS encoding M42 family metallopeptidase, whose amino-acid sequence MDFDFDRLKQLTETSGVPGYEDRIRALVREDLEATTDTVRVDAMGNVVGTIEGESDYEVAVAAHMDEIGFMVRHINDDGFLQLDALGGWDPRVLKAQRVTVHTEDEDLTGVIGSVPPHTLTEEQKKKDPKVEDVYVDLGLPSETVEETVSVGDLVTMEQTTVEMGDHITGKAIDDRVCLFAMLEAARRIENPAVTIHFAATVQEEVGLRGAQALGVDLDPDLALGLDTTVANDVPGFEPADYVTRLGEGAGIKLKDSSAIANPKVHRRLRDVAEENDITYQMELLPAGGTDTGGFQNTYGAKPVGAISMPTRYLHTVTESVHKDDVTAYIDLLTAFLTSETGEFDYTL is encoded by the coding sequence ATGGACTTCGACTTCGACCGTCTGAAGCAACTCACAGAGACGAGCGGTGTTCCCGGGTACGAAGACCGAATTCGAGCCCTCGTCCGTGAGGACCTCGAAGCGACGACAGACACCGTCCGCGTCGACGCGATGGGTAACGTCGTCGGCACCATCGAAGGCGAGAGCGACTACGAAGTCGCCGTCGCCGCCCACATGGACGAGATTGGCTTCATGGTCCGACACATCAACGACGATGGCTTCCTCCAACTCGACGCCCTCGGCGGGTGGGACCCACGTGTCCTGAAGGCCCAACGTGTCACCGTCCACACCGAGGACGAAGACCTGACCGGCGTCATCGGGTCCGTCCCGCCGCACACGCTCACAGAGGAGCAAAAGAAGAAAGACCCGAAGGTCGAAGACGTGTACGTCGACCTCGGTCTGCCCTCCGAGACGGTCGAAGAGACGGTCTCTGTCGGCGACCTCGTGACGATGGAACAGACCACCGTCGAGATGGGCGACCACATCACGGGCAAGGCCATCGACGACCGCGTCTGCCTGTTCGCCATGCTCGAAGCGGCCCGTCGCATCGAGAACCCTGCGGTGACTATCCACTTCGCGGCGACCGTGCAGGAAGAAGTCGGCCTCCGCGGCGCGCAGGCACTCGGCGTCGACCTCGACCCAGACCTCGCCCTCGGTCTCGACACCACCGTCGCCAACGACGTGCCCGGCTTCGAACCCGCGGACTACGTGACGCGACTCGGTGAGGGCGCGGGCATCAAATTGAAAGACTCCAGCGCCATCGCGAACCCGAAGGTCCACCGTCGCCTGCGCGACGTGGCCGAAGAGAACGACATCACCTACCAGATGGAACTGCTCCCCGCGGGCGGCACGGACACCGGTGGCTTCCAGAACACCTACGGTGCCAAGCCCGTCGGTGCGATTTCGATGCCGACGCGCTACCTTCACACCGTGACCGAGAGCGTCCACAAAGACGACGTGACCGCGTACATCGACCTCCTGACCGCGTTCCTGACGAGCGAGACGGGCGAGTTCGACTACACGCTCTAA
- a CDS encoding halocyanin domain-containing protein, which translates to MTDGNVDMSRRAFLGAAAGGAAVAATSGTAAAQTQEPDFGGYLDGIDGGYEDLRGQSEVTIEVGAEGNGGALAFAPAGVWVDPGTTVTWEWTGEGGGHNIKMEEGPASLDSGAAVAEAGTTYEYTFEEADAGISKYYCEPHQALGMLGAVAVGGDVPTVEVGGGGGGASLPQVPDSAKALGVATTFAMIATLGLAYFFMKYGGDYDIQE; encoded by the coding sequence ATGACCGACGGCAACGTGGATATGTCTCGGCGGGCGTTCCTCGGGGCGGCCGCTGGTGGCGCGGCGGTTGCCGCCACCTCCGGCACGGCCGCGGCGCAGACGCAAGAACCCGACTTCGGTGGCTACCTCGACGGAATCGACGGTGGCTACGAAGACCTTCGTGGACAGAGCGAAGTCACCATCGAGGTTGGCGCAGAGGGTAACGGCGGTGCCCTTGCGTTCGCGCCCGCGGGTGTCTGGGTCGACCCCGGAACGACCGTGACGTGGGAATGGACCGGCGAAGGCGGCGGCCACAACATCAAGATGGAAGAAGGCCCTGCGAGTCTCGACTCCGGCGCTGCTGTCGCCGAAGCAGGGACGACCTACGAGTACACCTTCGAAGAGGCCGACGCCGGCATCTCGAAGTACTACTGCGAACCGCACCAGGCACTCGGTATGCTCGGTGCAGTCGCCGTCGGCGGCGACGTTCCGACTGTCGAAGTCGGCGGTGGTGGCGGCGGCGCAAGCCTCCCGCAGGTCCCAGACAGTGCGAAGGCCCTCGGTGTCGCGACGACGTTTGCGATGATTGCGACGCTCGGCCTCGCGTACTTCTTCATGAAATACGGCGGCGACTACGACATCCAGGAGTAA
- a CDS encoding glycosyltransferase family 4 protein, translating into MRVALVSMYTPHHEETGATMRMRRTAELLAERGNDVVVLCAKWWDGEVIEFEQNGVTYHRVTDSPAAGRFASRVPFVLREVDPDVIQVASFPPSHVTAVKTAARFLRVPVVADWWNRDERGGSRAYRRAAKAPHAVLTPSEMIRTQVREMGASVDGTHVVPEPIDIELVRTADIETRADVVYARDLDEHANVESFLLALAELRDKDWDAAIIGDGPERSNAEQTARDLRIDDRVEFLGDLSVNEAVPVMKGAHVFAQTATVEPFATNLLWALACGCVSLVEYQTRSAAHELVEGYERGSLVTSPQELADEIVAARGFDHRTIDDAFEEYDYQHVVDRYESVYESEIDDYGFF; encoded by the coding sequence ATGCGAGTCGCACTCGTCTCGATGTACACACCGCACCACGAAGAGACGGGCGCGACGATGCGAATGCGACGAACCGCGGAACTGCTGGCCGAGCGCGGCAACGACGTAGTCGTCCTCTGTGCCAAGTGGTGGGATGGCGAGGTCATCGAGTTCGAACAGAACGGTGTGACGTACCACCGCGTAACCGACTCGCCAGCAGCAGGTCGGTTCGCCTCGCGCGTTCCGTTCGTCCTCCGCGAAGTCGACCCTGACGTGATTCAGGTGGCGAGTTTCCCCCCGTCGCACGTGACGGCGGTGAAGACTGCGGCACGATTCCTGCGTGTCCCTGTCGTCGCCGACTGGTGGAACCGAGACGAACGCGGCGGGTCTCGCGCCTATCGCCGCGCGGCGAAAGCGCCCCACGCCGTCTTGACGCCATCAGAGATGATTCGGACACAGGTCCGCGAGATGGGCGCGTCCGTGGACGGGACGCACGTCGTCCCCGAACCCATCGACATCGAACTCGTTCGGACGGCAGACATCGAGACCCGAGCAGACGTCGTCTATGCACGCGACCTAGACGAACACGCCAACGTCGAGAGTTTCCTCCTCGCACTCGCCGAACTCCGAGACAAGGACTGGGACGCCGCCATCATCGGCGACGGACCGGAGCGTTCGAACGCGGAACAGACGGCGCGTGACCTTCGCATCGACGACCGAGTCGAGTTCCTCGGCGACCTCTCGGTGAACGAAGCAGTGCCGGTCATGAAGGGCGCGCACGTCTTCGCCCAGACGGCGACGGTCGAACCCTTCGCGACGAACCTGTTGTGGGCGCTCGCCTGCGGGTGTGTGAGCCTCGTCGAGTACCAGACGCGGTCTGCGGCCCACGAACTCGTCGAAGGATACGAACGCGGGTCACTCGTCACGAGTCCGCAGGAACTCGCGGACGAAATCGTCGCCGCCCGCGGATTCGACCACCGGACGATAGACGACGCGTTCGAAGAGTACGACTATCAGCACGTCGTCGACCGGTACGAATCGGTGTACGAGTCAGAGATAGACGACTACGGCTTCTTCTGA
- a CDS encoding DUF420 domain-containing protein, whose protein sequence is MATASAGNPLKEHPAAATAVLSVVGYAIVVGTFLGLVPGRIFPELTLEQVNRLSDAIAVVNTINVVVIAAGWRWIRRNEVRKHAAAMITSFVLILVFLVMYLTKIGGGGTKEFVGPAFAYYPYLAMLAIHIILSIVSVPVVLYALILGLTHSERELRTETPHRKIGRIAAGAWLLSLALGVVTYLLLNHVYGWEYSVSAVGALVAPVVGV, encoded by the coding sequence ATGGCAACTGCGAGCGCCGGCAATCCGCTGAAGGAACACCCTGCGGCGGCGACGGCCGTCCTCTCCGTCGTCGGATACGCTATCGTCGTCGGAACCTTCCTCGGACTCGTCCCCGGCCGAATCTTCCCCGAGTTGACCCTCGAACAGGTTAATCGCCTCTCGGACGCCATCGCCGTGGTCAACACCATCAACGTCGTCGTCATCGCGGCCGGGTGGCGCTGGATTCGCCGCAACGAAGTCCGAAAGCACGCCGCGGCGATGATTACGTCGTTCGTCCTCATCCTCGTGTTCCTCGTGATGTACCTCACGAAGATTGGCGGTGGCGGGACCAAGGAGTTCGTCGGCCCGGCGTTCGCGTACTACCCGTACCTCGCGATGCTGGCGATTCACATCATCCTCTCTATCGTGTCGGTACCGGTGGTACTCTACGCGCTCATCCTCGGACTCACCCACTCAGAGCGCGAACTGCGGACTGAGACGCCCCACCGGAAGATTGGCCGCATCGCCGCCGGTGCATGGCTCTTGTCGCTCGCGCTCGGCGTCGTGACGTACTTGCTCCTCAACCACGTCTACGGATGGGAGTACTCGGTGTCCGCCGTGGGGGCACTCGTCGCGCCCGTCGTCGGCGTCTGA
- a CDS encoding universal stress protein — MPDNVLVAFDGSPLSERALTYAIENFPDAAITSIYVINPIDSVIDVEAGGLPVATDWYENAREEATRILTTATDLAAEQNTELNTVTEVGKPARAILEYADDHDVVQIVIGSHGRSGIDRAILGSVAETVTRRAQIPVTVIS, encoded by the coding sequence ATGCCCGACAACGTTCTCGTCGCCTTCGACGGCTCTCCGCTTTCAGAGCGTGCGCTCACATACGCTATCGAGAACTTCCCGGACGCAGCCATCACTTCGATTTACGTCATCAATCCTATCGACTCGGTTATCGACGTGGAGGCTGGCGGCCTACCAGTCGCTACGGACTGGTACGAGAATGCTCGAGAAGAGGCAACCAGAATTCTCACGACCGCCACGGACCTCGCGGCGGAACAGAATACCGAACTCAACACCGTCACGGAAGTCGGTAAACCGGCACGAGCAATCCTCGAATACGCTGACGACCACGACGTTGTCCAGATCGTCATCGGCAGCCATGGCCGCTCCGGAATCGACCGTGCGATCCTCGGGAGCGTTGCCGAGACAGTCACCCGCCGAGCACAAATCCCGGTGACGGTCATCAGTTGA
- a CDS encoding heavy metal translocating P-type ATPase: MTVTESPPLSTCTVQIERRGGRGEAGARGLERHLRDTPGVHDVDVSFRTGSARITYDESVTSEERIRDAVRSRAVSIQDGPDTTTDETTSRTELRREAVFVGLTLFGMVTGLATGWLDGPPLLMWSGYGVAYVFGGWYGLKGAISSLRHRAVDIDLLMIVAALGALSIGAPFEGAMLLFLFSLSNTLQHYAIGRSRRAIKSLVEMRPDEAQILRDGEEVTVSIDDVAVGDVFVVRPGDKIPLDGIITSGEGTVDQASLTGESVPVPKEPGDEVFGGTINESGSLEIEVTRQAHESAISRLIYMVERAQSEKAPTQRLIDRLEQPYVLGVFALTIAAIAIPVGLGSEFTGTFYRAMTLMVAASPCAVIISTPAAVLSAIASGGRQGVLFKGGEHVETAARIDAVAFDKTGTLTQGDTQLTDVFVRDGTADETLTEDGLLSIAAAVQARSEHHLARATVGAARTRSLEVADAERFQSTAGKGVKADVDGRTTHIGNRSYFETVLGDAAIDGLEPGLDRLQTLEAEGKTSVLVARESHGEVSVLGWLAFTDAVRPDAAEMIDDLRSLGVEHIVMLTGDNERVAQRIAEEVGIDEVQAELLPEEKVATIEELVDRHENVAMVGDGVNDAPALATATLGIAMGGAGTDVALDTADVVLMGDDLSKIPYVLGLGRKTRRTLTVNLAIAFGAIALMVGTILLQGIPLPLAVVGHEGSTVIVSLNGLRLLGFRG; this comes from the coding sequence GTGACCGTTACTGAATCACCCCCGCTATCGACGTGTACTGTCCAGATCGAACGACGAGGGGGCCGTGGCGAAGCGGGCGCGCGCGGGCTCGAACGCCACCTTCGGGATACACCTGGCGTCCACGACGTCGACGTCTCGTTCCGAACGGGGAGCGCTCGAATCACGTACGACGAGAGCGTCACCTCAGAGGAACGGATTCGAGACGCGGTCCGCAGCCGTGCCGTCTCTATCCAGGACGGACCCGACACGACAACCGACGAGACGACCTCTCGCACGGAACTCAGACGGGAGGCAGTGTTCGTCGGTCTGACCCTGTTCGGTATGGTGACGGGCTTGGCGACAGGGTGGCTCGACGGACCGCCACTCCTCATGTGGTCCGGCTACGGCGTCGCGTACGTATTCGGTGGGTGGTACGGGCTCAAGGGGGCCATCTCGTCGCTCCGCCACCGCGCAGTCGATATCGACCTGTTAATGATCGTCGCCGCGCTCGGTGCCCTCTCGATCGGGGCACCGTTCGAAGGAGCGATGCTCCTCTTCTTGTTCTCGCTGTCGAACACGCTCCAACACTACGCTATCGGCCGTTCGCGCCGGGCGATCAAGTCGCTCGTCGAGATGCGGCCGGACGAAGCGCAGATCCTCCGCGACGGTGAGGAGGTCACTGTTTCCATCGACGACGTTGCTGTCGGTGACGTGTTCGTCGTCCGTCCCGGTGACAAGATTCCGCTCGACGGCATCATCACGTCCGGCGAGGGAACGGTCGATCAAGCCTCGCTCACCGGCGAGTCTGTCCCCGTGCCGAAGGAACCCGGCGACGAGGTGTTTGGTGGAACGATCAACGAGAGTGGGAGTCTCGAAATCGAAGTCACTCGACAGGCCCACGAATCGGCGATCAGCCGCCTCATCTACATGGTCGAACGCGCTCAAAGCGAGAAGGCACCCACACAGCGACTCATCGACCGTCTCGAACAACCGTACGTCCTCGGCGTGTTCGCACTCACGATTGCAGCTATTGCGATACCAGTCGGGCTCGGAAGCGAGTTCACGGGGACGTTCTACCGAGCGATGACGCTTATGGTCGCCGCCTCACCGTGTGCGGTCATCATCTCGACGCCCGCGGCAGTCCTCTCAGCAATCGCATCCGGTGGGAGGCAGGGCGTGCTGTTCAAGGGCGGCGAACACGTCGAGACCGCGGCACGCATCGATGCGGTCGCCTTCGACAAGACCGGCACACTCACACAGGGTGACACGCAGTTGACCGACGTATTCGTCCGTGACGGGACGGCAGACGAGACACTGACCGAAGACGGACTACTCTCCATCGCGGCCGCAGTGCAGGCCCGCTCGGAGCACCACCTCGCTCGTGCGACCGTGGGGGCGGCAAGAACTCGGTCACTCGAAGTCGCCGACGCGGAGCGGTTTCAGTCAACTGCCGGGAAAGGAGTCAAAGCAGACGTCGACGGCAGGACCACCCATATTGGGAATCGCAGTTATTTCGAGACCGTTCTCGGAGACGCGGCAATCGATGGTCTCGAACCTGGCCTCGACCGCCTCCAAACATTAGAGGCAGAGGGGAAAACGAGCGTCCTCGTCGCCAGAGAAAGCCACGGCGAAGTCAGCGTCTTGGGGTGGCTCGCCTTCACCGACGCGGTTCGACCTGACGCTGCCGAGATGATCGACGACCTCCGCTCGCTTGGTGTGGAGCACATCGTCATGCTGACGGGCGACAACGAGCGTGTCGCACAGCGGATCGCCGAGGAAGTCGGCATCGACGAAGTCCAGGCGGAACTGCTGCCGGAGGAGAAAGTAGCGACCATCGAAGAACTGGTTGACCGACACGAGAACGTGGCGATGGTCGGCGACGGCGTCAACGACGCGCCAGCGCTCGCCACAGCGACCCTCGGCATAGCGATGGGCGGCGCAGGGACCGACGTCGCACTTGACACTGCCGACGTGGTGCTGATGGGCGACGACCTCAGCAAGATTCCCTACGTTCTCGGCCTCGGACGCAAGACCCGCCGGACACTCACGGTCAATCTCGCCATCGCCTTCGGCGCGATTGCACTCATGGTCGGCACGATCCTTCTCCAAGGTATCCCGCTTCCACTCGCAGTGGTCGGCCACGAGGGTTCGACGGTCATCGTCTCACTGAACGGCCTTCGGTTGCTCGGCTTTCGCGGGTGA
- a CDS encoding NAD(P)-dependent glycerol-1-phosphate dehydrogenase, protein MFDKSTWIKLPRNVLVGHGVLDQLADCVAELYLSGDPLLVTSPSPERIAGDRIRSQFDGIDSVSLDRASFESVERVVEIGREMDAGYLIALGGGKPIDVAKMASDRLECGFVSVPTAASHDGIVSGRSSIPEGDTRHSVAADPPLAVVADTELLAEAPWELTTAGCADIISNYTAVKDWELAHRLKNVEYSEYAGALSQMTAELLVESADSIKPGLEESAWIVTKALVSSGVAMSIADSSRPASGAEHLFSHQLDRLAPGRALHGHQVGVGSIMTEYFHSGPRGEWTDIRDALSTMGAPTTADELGISDEMIIEALTTAHEIRDRYTILGDGVSEDAAIEAATITGVI, encoded by the coding sequence ATGTTCGACAAATCGACGTGGATCAAACTTCCTCGGAACGTCCTCGTCGGCCACGGTGTCCTCGACCAACTCGCCGACTGCGTCGCCGAGTTGTACCTCTCCGGTGACCCGTTGCTCGTCACGAGTCCGTCACCTGAGCGTATCGCCGGCGACCGTATTCGCTCGCAGTTCGACGGCATCGACTCCGTCTCGCTGGACCGCGCGAGTTTCGAGTCCGTCGAGCGCGTCGTCGAAATCGGCCGCGAGATGGACGCTGGGTACCTCATCGCCCTCGGCGGCGGCAAACCAATCGACGTGGCGAAGATGGCCTCGGACCGCCTCGAATGTGGGTTCGTCTCCGTCCCCACGGCGGCTAGCCACGACGGTATCGTCTCTGGCCGGTCCTCGATTCCGGAAGGCGACACGCGTCACTCCGTCGCCGCCGACCCGCCGTTAGCCGTCGTCGCCGACACCGAACTGCTCGCCGAAGCGCCGTGGGAACTGACCACCGCCGGGTGCGCAGACATCATCTCGAACTACACCGCGGTGAAAGACTGGGAACTCGCCCACCGTCTGAAGAACGTCGAATACTCCGAGTACGCCGGCGCACTCTCACAGATGACCGCCGAACTGCTGGTCGAGAGTGCCGATTCCATCAAACCCGGCCTCGAAGAGTCGGCGTGGATTGTCACGAAGGCGCTCGTGTCCTCGGGCGTCGCCATGTCTATCGCGGATTCGTCTCGACCGGCCTCGGGTGCCGAGCACCTCTTCTCGCACCAACTGGACCGCCTCGCCCCCGGACGCGCACTCCACGGCCATCAGGTCGGTGTTGGCTCCATCATGACCGAATACTTCCACAGCGGTCCCCGCGGCGAGTGGACCGACATCCGCGACGCACTCTCGACGATGGGTGCGCCGACGACGGCGGACGAACTCGGCATCTCCGACGAGATGATTATCGAGGCACTCACGACGGCCCACGAGATTCGTGACCGTTACACTATCCTCGGCGACGGCGTGAGCGAAGACGCCGCAATCGAGGCGGCGACGATTACGGGCGTTATCTAG
- a CDS encoding LysE family translocator: protein MSTVLPSLGAGLVFGLALAAPPGPMNAVIAEESVVRGWSSGARAGLGAMSADALFFVLAALGLVAFVEQFPTIRAVMVGAGGILMLYFAYGAAKEMQTTFREAADPDTDSAGFTKAFVLALTNPYQILFWLTIGVGLLETGTVDVLSHTPYLGASLSNLLIVQTGSPALILGFFGGIAIWVTGFPAALVAAEQRVESFAPVVAALSAVVLGGFGVLFLWDAVNTLA from the coding sequence ATGTCTACCGTCCTCCCGTCGCTCGGTGCTGGGTTGGTCTTCGGCCTCGCCCTCGCCGCCCCGCCGGGACCGATGAACGCCGTCATCGCCGAAGAGAGCGTCGTCCGCGGGTGGTCGTCGGGTGCCCGCGCTGGTCTCGGCGCGATGAGTGCCGACGCGTTGTTCTTCGTCCTCGCCGCCCTCGGCCTCGTCGCCTTCGTCGAGCAGTTCCCGACGATTCGCGCCGTGATGGTCGGTGCTGGCGGCATCCTCATGCTGTACTTCGCATACGGTGCTGCCAAGGAGATGCAGACGACGTTCCGTGAGGCCGCCGACCCCGACACCGACAGCGCCGGGTTCACGAAGGCGTTCGTCCTCGCGTTGACGAATCCGTACCAGATTCTCTTTTGGCTCACCATCGGCGTCGGCTTACTCGAAACCGGGACTGTCGACGTTCTCTCGCACACGCCTTACCTCGGCGCGTCGCTCTCGAACCTCCTCATCGTCCAGACGGGGAGTCCGGCGCTCATCCTCGGCTTCTTCGGCGGTATCGCCATCTGGGTGACCGGGTTCCCGGCGGCCCTCGTCGCCGCCGAACAGCGAGTCGAGTCGTTCGCCCCCGTCGTCGCGGCACTCAGCGCCGTCGTCCTCGGTGGATTCGGCGTGCTGTTCCTCTGGGACGCGGTCAACACACTCGCCTAA